One Stigmatopora nigra isolate UIUO_SnigA chromosome 1, RoL_Snig_1.1, whole genome shotgun sequence DNA segment encodes these proteins:
- the LOC144198554 gene encoding fibronectin type III domain-containing protein 4-like, with amino-acid sequence MTAFSYLDVRLLLPMMILMMMGCLMVGGTAPAAPVNVSVTQLRAHSARITWNIPLGDNVIGYAISQQRQDGLMQRFIREVNTSSRWCVLWDLDEDTHYSVQVQSVGLHGDSQPSPVIHFRTLERSDHYPAGVLDHHEPAMEGLGMTPHLQTGELLIITTVLLLWAAVIALFCRQYDIIKDNDSNGTREKAKRPLVPVASSYYNASPTSSPIYHNGAIHSGRLHRAPSSISIIRV; translated from the exons ATGACCGCGTTTTCTTACCTGGACGTCAGGCTGCTCCTGCCGATGATGATACTGATGATGATGGGATGCTTGATGGTGGGCGGAA CCGCACCAGCTGCCCCAGTGAATGTGTCAGTGACCCAGCTGAGGGCACATTCAGCCAGGATCACTTGGAACATTCCTTTGGGAGACAATGTGATTGGATACGCCATCTCACAGCAG AGGCAAGACGGCTTGATGCAACGCTTCATTCGAGAGGTTAACACATCAAGTCGATGGTGTGTGCTGTGGGACCTGGATGAGGACACACACTACAGTGTGCAG GTTCAGTCTGTTGGACTTCATGGAGACAGTCAACCCAGCCCAGTCATCCACTTCAGGACACTGGAAAGAAGCGACCACTACCCGGCAGGAGTACTGGACCACC ACGAACCTGCTATGGAGGGTTTGGGAATGACGCCTCACCTGCAAACCGGCGAGCTGCTCATCATCACTACGGTGCTGCTGTTATGGGCAG CTGTTATCGCCCTATTCTGCCGGCAATACGACATCATCAAGGATAACGACTCAAACGGCACTCGAGAAAAGGCCAAGAGGCCGTTAGTTCCAGTTGCGTCTTCCTACTACAACGCCTCTCCCACCAGTTCCCCCATCTACCATAACGGTGCTATTCACAGTGGCAGG